A single region of the Pseudomonas sp. B21-023 genome encodes:
- a CDS encoding DUF637 domain-containing protein translates to MDIRTPLNQCIALIVAGVLFLNPIVATAAQLTVDAAANANTSLKQAGNGVPIVNIATPNGSGLSTNTFRDYNVGSNGLILNNATSKTQSTQLGGIIVGNPNLRGQAAQVILNQVTGGNRSTLQGYTEVAGQAARVIVANPHGITCKGCGFINTPRATLTTGKPIMDGERLDRFQVDGGDIAIEGDALNATNLDQFDLITRSAKLNTELHAKQLNIVTGRNDVKADTLQATPRADEGGEKPLLAIDSSALGGMYANTIRLVGTEQGVGVKLAGNMAATTGDIQVDANGKVTLAQTSSAGNLTVAAQSAELTGKTYAAGSATVRVRDEVTVGQSLAAKDSITVTGARIDNQGIIEAGVEPDNTRNAHGDVTLTGQTLRNRGSVVANRTLEATGSTTLDNQGGTFKGQVTTLTAGQLDNRKGQALADDILTVNANAIDNRDQGLLQGKGKAVVDVGTTLDNRGGRLVGQGDLQVTATRLDNRDQGLVGSDRQARLTTHALLDNQGGGKLSADRLDITTAGLLNGGGQLLGGDVLINASADIDNRLGVVSAKRLLDLKAVGLDNSGKGNLRSDGTLGVKVATLDNRDNGLLSSLGDLTLDGKRLDNRGGLVLADRSLTVTGGHFDNRDKGVATTKGKALIDVESLANSDAGHLQSDGRLDLIADKVDNERLGNITAKGDLEAHLGTLNHQGGRLTSLGSLLLTADTIDNQQGGKIGATSVADISAARILNQQGEISSAGKVILNASELLDNQGGKVIGDRGLALTVQRLLNQNKGLLSGHDRLSLHGTELLNNGGKLSSHQHIDVTLDGKLDNSDAGLIVSDASVTLNVGTLLNRQSGKVSAIAALDLTSQELLDNQGGTLVTNTGLLLKAGRLDNSHLGIISAQGLAELRSGAIDNSAKGNIGAGSLLLVGTQLDNYGYGRISAAGQIDATLTGLDQHDHGQLVSETGIDLDLQHGQWVNRDHGLLRSPGSLLLRQIGVVDNRDAGEISSSRGFSLVASRLDNRGGRVVSSQDLTLRIAGVLDNSLKGVLSASHDLEVAAVSLDNFSGGSLASGQALKATIDEQLDNHDEGILSAVGGLTVTSAGLLNGERGLLSGNTGVTVTTGQLDNHQGGQLTSQAAMTVDSSELDNRGGTLSSKQAMKLTTGELRNDADALQRGGRIHSDGALTLVAGQVDSTQGGEISAKGDLLLRVSTLIQRQGRLIGEQKLDLDLNGGDLLNQGGLISANGPLNIQNLRKLDNSAGEITSQQSYNLLAKRIDNQQGRILSDGRLTVEAPQLDNSAKGLISGAQGLLAKGTDLNNSGEGTLSSKDGDLTVTLDGSLNNRELGALVSKGNQQVTAANLHNSKGIISSEQAITLSVTDRLDNSGGGLISATGDLAFDQAGTVIDNQGGQINGQVITVTGKRLENAKGQLTSRALLDLTLAEALLNTDGARLVSGADLLLKAGSVANNGGKLISHGLLRVDATTLDNSRGGNLASQQNLVLRLDGDLLNGQDGLLFSEHGKLDIHADALDNQAGTLKSQGAIEVRLDKALNNHGGRLESQAGGLELHAASLDNGGSGMLSAAKGLFKGVFSGLFDNGGGTTQAQSVDIKADTRVNNQGGYLSALGGDNQLVTAEFDNQGGGLYAAGLLHLQGQQLLNQGGKVGAGRIDFGLSGALYNGLGQLESESDLQLRASLLDNRNGNLRALGKAGTSRFIVAGDLLNDNGVLATANQDLDLQIGGLSNSGGQLLHTGLGTFGLASDKVTQAGGVLHTDGLLSIGAASWTNSSVLQARRLELDIGRFVQTASGKLLAVESFKGRGGDWTNHGLLASDGSLQLDLTGNYDGNGRLSSLGSLGLSATDIRLSSAASLAGGAGSVVTARNLLSNDGRLTALGGLTVNAASLENRGTLGGAAAVILAANTLSNQRGLVFSGNDMTLRVGSLSNYYGDIYSLGGLDLAGNGSARAALLENISASMESAGSMTLAVDTLLNRKEHLTSKQKLVAGYVNVYSDDRCKGKGCELYFSATESWQDVIDQDSPTAFITSGGKLTFAGDAFRNHYSSVSAGGDIAINTAVFENKGAGGGEQRNLTASMYTRDRGQYNAFINAKNQFNQNPGSLTLDQVMAASGYPYASIYDVIDNNTPIAGAVVAPAVVQSAGAVTINATQRIDNSVVRVNQAGAGTINARGDATADARQAQTQVRALNPQLPPDLAQRQVNPVTLPSFSLPQGNNGLFRISSQAGQAAISGDALGATADRTQAGSGTFIAPLATAASADSRAASALGADSAASAQGAVAGSGVALGGLAAGVKLVQGVPERSVPSVSHKYLVETNPVLTDLKQFLSSDYMLGQLNIKPDQAIKRLGDGLYEQRLIREAVVARTGQRYIDGMTSDETLFRYLMDNAIASKDKLSLSVGVSLSAEQVAALTHDIVWMENIEVNGETVLAPVLYLAHANGRVAPNGALIQGRDVNLISGGELVNVGTLRATNNLAVSATNIGNAGLMEAGGRLDMLATESIRNAQGGIIAGREVSLTALTGDVINERSVTRLEGRAGGEHVTKDLVDTAARIEAANNLTITAGQDIGIVGGAVQAGGNIDLDAGRDLIIASQEGVDSHEYQRRRVSGHDTSITQYGSEVKAGGNLTATAGQDLSIVASEIEARRDLALQAGRDVTLAAAANEEHSYAKGKKGKTKYERQEDDVEQQSAEVKAGGDLTIDAGRDLRMVASKASAGDEAYLVAGDKLELLAANDSQYSLYDMNKKGGWGSKKTQRDEVTDVKAVGSEITSGGNLTLESGGDQLYQGAKLASGADLTIDSGGSVTFEAVKDMHQESHEKSKSNAGWFSMKGEGRTDETVRQSELVAKGDLVINAVGKIHVDVRQVNQQTVSESIDAMVKADPKLAWLKQVEAQGGVDWRQVKEIHDSFKYSNSGLGPAAQLAIAIVMAAVVGPAAAAWANGGITGAVVGAVATGASTNASVSVINNRGNLGAVVKDVTSSDAMKGYVISGVTAGLTAAYFDGWTGTKTDIATGKVIGPKLYTLKGVGQFAANQTLQNGTSMLLSKALGQGGNASEALKGALFNTLAAASFNAVGDYTHKWGIENGSLPKIAIHAMVGGLLSKATGGDFKTGALAAGANEALVVELNKLAGGNESLLTMSSQIVGVLAAASQEDANAASLNKAAWVAKNGTQYNFLGDHSAKQRDEARDSFRKDGGLKAARELVKLEGADQRSDKLLEAYKRDPSSLTQDDMAELTAYLQVYAFERMDAKGPAAAQASLSSLLGGEQIYGYGYPYAGTSQDKIAWSDAQRSQLGLVEKLAWTHDRSADEQTYLDARGALRNAAEQQGLANLGDPAIYFLTGSIGSTIRAVAATNGALQFTQGAKQAVEGDGWNAAGNMVAGLLGMATLGAGVRGGAGSVVTSDLGSIRPVVGKETLVDAGGASAGKGASGGAGKRPGVDGEFGHLDSLNSAEFDRLLFQRVGSEAEVLIKAGDTAGVALSRAGVPGRDYVSEAFTNISAKVPKFPGIERFGEAKEYFTVVDQGAFMRKVGQLYADTGTPLTPQVKGMIENLVSNGKRFDVQNGIPGLHAEVRAVNSALTRYPKVSIDDVKVATYKLAPKQGQGDKFEACSNCSGVLKDADVISGRKH, encoded by the coding sequence ATGGATATCCGCACCCCACTGAACCAATGCATTGCCCTGATCGTCGCGGGGGTGCTGTTCCTCAACCCCATCGTCGCCACGGCCGCGCAGTTGACCGTCGATGCGGCGGCCAACGCCAATACCAGCCTCAAGCAGGCCGGCAACGGGGTGCCGATCGTCAATATCGCCACGCCCAACGGCAGCGGCCTGTCGACCAACACCTTCCGCGACTACAACGTCGGCAGCAACGGGCTGATCCTCAACAACGCCACCAGCAAGACCCAGTCGACCCAGCTGGGCGGCATCATCGTCGGCAACCCCAACCTCAGGGGCCAGGCCGCCCAGGTGATTCTCAACCAGGTCACCGGCGGCAACCGCAGTACCCTGCAGGGCTACACCGAGGTGGCGGGGCAGGCGGCCCGGGTCATCGTCGCCAACCCCCATGGCATCACCTGCAAGGGCTGCGGCTTCATCAACACGCCGCGGGCGACCCTCACCACCGGCAAGCCGATCATGGACGGCGAGCGCCTCGACCGCTTCCAGGTGGACGGCGGCGACATCGCCATCGAAGGCGATGCGCTCAATGCCACCAACCTCGACCAGTTCGACCTGATCACCCGCAGCGCCAAGCTCAACACCGAACTGCACGCCAAGCAGCTGAACATCGTCACCGGGCGCAACGACGTCAAGGCTGACACCCTGCAGGCCACGCCGCGTGCCGATGAGGGCGGCGAAAAACCGCTGCTGGCCATCGACAGTTCGGCGCTGGGTGGCATGTATGCAAACACCATTCGCCTGGTCGGCACCGAGCAGGGCGTGGGCGTCAAGCTGGCCGGCAACATGGCCGCCACCACTGGCGACATCCAGGTGGACGCCAACGGCAAGGTGACCCTGGCGCAGACGTCCAGTGCCGGCAACCTGACGGTCGCCGCGCAGAGCGCCGAGCTGACCGGCAAGACCTACGCCGCCGGCAGTGCCACCGTGCGCGTGCGTGACGAGGTAACGGTCGGCCAGAGCCTCGCCGCCAAGGACAGCATCACCGTGACCGGCGCGCGGATCGACAACCAGGGCATCATCGAAGCCGGCGTGGAACCGGACAACACCCGCAATGCCCACGGCGACGTGACCCTCACCGGCCAGACCCTGCGCAACCGTGGCAGCGTGGTGGCCAACCGCACCCTGGAGGCCACCGGCAGCACCACCCTCGACAACCAGGGCGGCACCTTCAAGGGCCAAGTCACCACCCTGACGGCTGGCCAGCTGGACAACCGCAAAGGCCAGGCACTGGCCGACGACATCCTGACGGTCAATGCCAACGCGATCGACAACCGTGACCAAGGCCTGCTGCAAGGCAAGGGCAAGGCCGTGGTGGACGTCGGCACCACCCTCGACAACCGTGGCGGCCGCCTGGTGGGCCAGGGCGACCTGCAGGTCACCGCCACCCGGTTGGACAACCGTGACCAAGGCCTGGTCGGCAGCGACCGGCAGGCCAGGCTGACCACCCACGCGCTGCTGGACAACCAGGGCGGCGGCAAGCTCAGTGCCGACCGCCTGGACATAACCACCGCCGGCCTGCTCAACGGTGGCGGCCAGTTGCTCGGCGGCGATGTGCTGATAAACGCCAGCGCCGACATCGACAACCGTCTCGGCGTGGTTTCGGCCAAGCGCCTGCTCGACCTCAAGGCCGTGGGCCTGGACAACAGCGGCAAGGGCAACCTGCGCAGCGACGGCACACTGGGCGTCAAGGTGGCGACCCTGGACAACCGTGACAACGGCCTGCTGTCGAGCCTCGGCGACCTGACCTTGGATGGAAAGCGCCTCGACAACCGCGGCGGCCTGGTCCTCGCCGACCGCTCGCTGACCGTCACCGGCGGGCATTTCGACAACCGTGACAAGGGCGTGGCGACTACCAAGGGCAAGGCCCTTATCGACGTCGAGAGCCTGGCCAACAGCGATGCCGGCCACCTGCAGAGCGATGGTCGCCTCGACCTGATCGCCGACAAGGTCGACAACGAGCGCCTGGGCAACATCACCGCCAAGGGCGACCTCGAGGCCCACCTGGGCACCTTGAACCATCAAGGCGGCAGGTTGACCAGCCTGGGCAGCCTGCTGCTCACCGCCGACACGATCGACAACCAGCAGGGCGGCAAGATTGGTGCGACCAGCGTGGCCGACATCAGCGCGGCGCGCATCCTCAACCAGCAGGGCGAGATCTCCAGCGCCGGCAAGGTCATCCTCAATGCCAGCGAATTGCTGGACAACCAGGGTGGCAAGGTCATCGGCGACCGTGGCCTGGCCCTCACCGTGCAGCGCCTGCTCAACCAGAACAAGGGCCTGCTCAGTGGCCATGACCGCCTGAGCCTGCACGGCACCGAGCTGCTTAACAACGGCGGCAAGCTGAGCAGCCACCAGCACATCGACGTGACCCTGGACGGCAAGCTGGACAACAGCGACGCCGGCCTGATCGTCAGTGACGCCAGCGTCACCCTGAATGTCGGCACGCTGCTCAATCGCCAGAGCGGCAAGGTCTCGGCCATCGCGGCCCTGGACCTGACCAGCCAGGAGCTGCTGGACAACCAGGGCGGCACCCTGGTGACCAATACCGGGCTGCTGCTCAAGGCCGGTCGCCTGGACAACAGCCACCTCGGCATCATCAGCGCCCAGGGCCTCGCCGAGCTGCGCAGCGGCGCCATCGACAACAGCGCCAAGGGCAACATCGGTGCCGGCAGCCTGCTGCTGGTCGGTACCCAGCTCGACAACTACGGCTATGGCCGCATCAGCGCCGCCGGCCAGATCGACGCCACGCTGACCGGCCTCGACCAGCATGACCACGGGCAACTGGTCAGCGAGACCGGTATCGACCTCGACCTGCAGCACGGCCAGTGGGTGAACCGTGACCACGGCCTGCTGCGCTCGCCGGGCAGCCTGTTGTTGCGCCAGATCGGCGTGGTCGATAACCGCGACGCCGGGGAGATTTCCAGCAGCCGTGGTTTCAGCCTGGTCGCCAGCCGTCTCGACAACCGGGGTGGGCGAGTGGTCAGCAGCCAGGACCTGACCCTGCGCATCGCCGGCGTCCTCGACAACAGCCTGAAGGGGGTGTTGTCGGCCAGCCACGACCTCGAGGTCGCGGCCGTCAGCCTCGACAACTTCAGCGGTGGCAGCCTGGCCAGCGGCCAGGCCCTCAAGGCAACAATCGACGAGCAGCTCGACAACCATGACGAGGGCATCCTGTCCGCCGTTGGCGGGCTGACCGTGACCAGCGCCGGCTTGCTCAACGGCGAGCGCGGCCTGTTGTCGGGCAACACCGGCGTGACCGTCACTACCGGCCAGTTGGATAACCATCAAGGCGGCCAGCTCACCAGCCAGGCGGCGATGACCGTCGACAGCAGTGAACTCGACAACCGTGGCGGTACCCTGAGCAGCAAGCAGGCGATGAAGCTGACCACCGGCGAGCTGCGCAACGACGCCGATGCCCTGCAGCGCGGCGGCCGGATCCACAGCGATGGCGCATTGACGCTGGTGGCCGGGCAGGTCGATTCCACCCAGGGCGGCGAAATCTCCGCCAAGGGCGACCTGCTGCTGCGCGTCAGCACGTTGATCCAGCGCCAGGGGCGGCTGATCGGCGAACAGAAGCTCGACCTCGACCTGAACGGCGGCGACCTGCTGAACCAGGGCGGCCTGATCAGCGCCAACGGCCCACTGAACATCCAGAACCTGCGCAAGCTCGACAACAGCGCCGGCGAAATCACCAGCCAGCAATCCTACAACCTGCTCGCCAAACGCATCGACAACCAGCAGGGGCGCATCCTCAGTGATGGCCGGCTGACCGTGGAGGCGCCGCAGCTGGACAACAGCGCCAAGGGCCTGATTTCTGGCGCGCAGGGCCTGCTGGCCAAGGGGACCGACCTGAACAACAGCGGTGAAGGTACCCTGTCCAGCAAGGACGGCGACCTCACCGTGACCCTGGACGGTTCCCTCAACAACCGCGAACTGGGCGCCCTGGTCAGCAAGGGTAACCAGCAGGTCACCGCGGCCAACCTGCATAACAGCAAGGGCATCATCTCTTCCGAGCAGGCCATCACCCTCAGTGTCACCGACCGGCTCGACAACAGCGGCGGCGGCCTCATTTCCGCCACCGGCGACCTGGCGTTCGACCAGGCAGGCACCGTCATCGACAACCAGGGCGGGCAGATCAACGGCCAGGTGATCACCGTCACTGGCAAGCGCCTGGAAAACGCCAAGGGCCAGCTGACCAGCCGCGCGCTGCTTGACCTGACCTTGGCCGAGGCGCTGCTCAACACCGACGGCGCGCGCCTGGTCAGTGGCGCCGACCTGTTGCTCAAGGCCGGCAGTGTCGCCAACAACGGCGGCAAGCTGATCAGCCACGGCCTGTTGCGCGTTGACGCAACGACGCTGGACAACAGCCGCGGCGGTAACCTGGCCAGCCAGCAGAACCTGGTACTGCGCCTGGACGGTGACCTGCTCAACGGCCAGGATGGCCTGCTGTTCAGCGAACACGGCAAGCTCGACATCCACGCCGATGCCCTGGACAACCAGGCCGGTACGCTGAAGAGCCAGGGCGCCATCGAAGTGCGCCTGGACAAGGCCCTGAACAACCACGGCGGGCGCCTGGAGAGCCAGGCCGGCGGCCTCGAGCTGCACGCCGCGAGCCTCGACAACGGCGGCAGCGGCATGCTCAGCGCGGCCAAAGGCCTGTTCAAGGGCGTCTTCAGCGGCCTGTTCGACAACGGCGGCGGCACCACCCAGGCGCAGTCGGTGGACATCAAGGCCGACACCCGGGTGAACAACCAGGGCGGCTACCTCTCGGCCCTGGGTGGCGACAATCAGCTCGTCACCGCCGAGTTCGACAACCAGGGCGGCGGCCTGTACGCCGCCGGGCTGCTGCACCTGCAGGGCCAGCAACTGCTCAACCAGGGCGGCAAAGTCGGCGCCGGGCGTATCGACTTCGGCCTGAGCGGTGCGCTGTACAACGGCCTTGGCCAGCTGGAGAGCGAAAGCGACCTGCAACTGCGCGCCAGCCTGCTGGACAACCGCAACGGTAACCTGCGCGCCCTTGGCAAGGCCGGCACCAGCCGCTTCATCGTTGCAGGCGACCTGCTCAACGACAACGGCGTGCTGGCCACTGCCAACCAGGACCTCGACCTGCAGATCGGCGGCCTGAGCAACAGCGGCGGGCAACTGCTGCACACCGGCCTTGGCACCTTCGGCCTGGCCTCCGACAAGGTCACCCAGGCCGGCGGTGTGCTGCACACCGATGGCCTGCTGAGCATCGGCGCCGCCAGCTGGACCAACAGCAGCGTGCTGCAGGCCCGGCGCCTGGAGCTGGACATCGGACGCTTCGTGCAGACGGCCAGCGGCAAGCTGCTGGCGGTCGAGAGCTTCAAGGGCCGCGGTGGCGACTGGACCAACCATGGCCTGCTGGCCAGCGATGGCAGCCTGCAACTCGACCTCACCGGCAACTACGACGGCAACGGCCGCCTGAGCAGCCTCGGCAGCCTGGGGTTGAGCGCCACCGATATCCGCCTGTCCAGTGCCGCCAGCCTGGCCGGCGGCGCGGGCAGCGTGGTGACCGCCCGCAACCTGCTGAGCAACGACGGTCGCCTGACCGCCCTCGGTGGCCTTACGGTCAACGCCGCCAGCCTGGAAAACCGCGGCACCCTCGGTGGCGCCGCGGCAGTGATACTTGCCGCCAATACCCTGAGTAACCAGCGCGGCCTGGTGTTCAGCGGCAACGACATGACCCTGCGCGTAGGCAGCCTGAGCAACTACTACGGCGACATCTACAGCCTCGGTGGCCTGGACCTGGCCGGCAACGGCAGCGCCCGCGCCGCGTTGCTGGAGAATATCTCCGCCAGCATGGAAAGCGCCGGCAGCATGACCCTGGCGGTGGACACCTTGCTCAACCGCAAGGAACACCTGACCTCGAAGCAGAAGCTGGTCGCCGGCTACGTCAACGTGTATTCCGATGACCGCTGCAAGGGCAAGGGCTGCGAGCTGTACTTCTCGGCCACCGAGAGCTGGCAGGATGTCATCGACCAGGACAGCCCCACGGCCTTCATCACCAGCGGCGGCAAGCTGACCTTTGCCGGTGACGCGTTCCGCAACCACTACAGCAGTGTCTCGGCGGGCGGTGATATCGCCATCAATACGGCCGTGTTCGAGAACAAGGGCGCCGGTGGCGGCGAGCAGCGCAACCTCACCGCCAGCATGTACACCCGTGATCGCGGCCAGTACAACGCGTTCATCAACGCCAAGAACCAGTTCAACCAGAACCCGGGTTCGCTGACCCTGGACCAGGTGATGGCTGCGTCTGGCTATCCGTATGCCAGCATCTATGACGTCATCGACAACAATACGCCGATTGCCGGCGCCGTGGTCGCCCCGGCGGTGGTGCAGTCGGCCGGTGCGGTGACCATCAACGCCACCCAGCGTATCGACAACAGTGTGGTGCGCGTCAACCAGGCCGGTGCCGGCACCATCAACGCCCGTGGCGATGCCACGGCCGATGCGCGCCAGGCGCAGACCCAGGTGCGCGCGCTCAACCCGCAGTTGCCGCCGGACCTGGCCCAGCGCCAGGTCAACCCGGTGACGCTGCCCAGCTTCAGCCTGCCCCAGGGCAACAACGGCCTGTTCCGCATCAGCAGCCAGGCCGGCCAGGCCGCCATCAGCGGTGACGCCCTGGGCGCGACCGCTGACCGCACCCAAGCCGGCAGCGGCACCTTCATCGCACCGCTGGCCACTGCGGCCAGCGCCGACAGCCGCGCGGCGTCGGCGCTCGGTGCCGACAGCGCGGCGTCTGCCCAAGGCGCCGTGGCTGGCTCCGGCGTGGCGCTGGGCGGCTTGGCCGCTGGCGTCAAGCTGGTCCAGGGCGTGCCTGAGCGCAGCGTGCCGAGCGTCTCGCACAAGTACCTGGTAGAGACCAACCCGGTCCTGACCGACCTCAAGCAGTTCCTCAGCTCCGACTACATGCTTGGCCAGCTCAATATCAAGCCGGACCAGGCGATCAAGCGCCTGGGCGACGGCCTCTACGAGCAACGCCTGATCCGCGAGGCGGTGGTGGCCCGTACCGGGCAGCGCTACATCGACGGCATGACCAGCGACGAGACGCTGTTCCGCTACCTGATGGACAACGCCATCGCCAGCAAGGACAAGCTGTCGCTGAGCGTAGGCGTGTCGCTCAGCGCCGAGCAGGTGGCGGCGCTGACCCACGACATCGTGTGGATGGAAAACATCGAGGTCAACGGCGAGACGGTGCTCGCCCCGGTGCTGTACCTGGCCCACGCCAACGGCCGCGTGGCCCCCAACGGCGCGTTGATCCAGGGCCGCGACGTCAACCTGATCAGCGGCGGCGAGCTGGTCAACGTCGGCACCTTGCGCGCCACCAACAACCTCGCTGTCAGCGCCACCAACATCGGCAACGCCGGGTTGATGGAGGCGGGCGGGCGCCTGGACATGCTGGCCACCGAGTCGATCCGCAATGCCCAGGGCGGGATCATTGCCGGGCGTGAAGTGAGCCTTACCGCGTTGACCGGCGACGTGATCAACGAGCGCAGCGTCACCCGCCTGGAAGGCCGCGCGGGCGGTGAGCACGTGACCAAGGACCTGGTCGACACCGCCGCGCGCATCGAGGCGGCGAACAACCTGACCATCACGGCGGGGCAGGACATCGGCATTGTCGGCGGCGCCGTGCAGGCCGGCGGCAACATCGACCTCGATGCCGGGCGTGACCTGATCATCGCCAGCCAGGAAGGTGTCGATAGCCACGAGTACCAGCGCCGCCGCGTCAGCGGCCACGACACCAGCATCACCCAGTACGGCAGCGAGGTGAAGGCCGGCGGCAACCTCACCGCCACGGCCGGCCAGGACCTGAGCATCGTCGCCAGCGAAATCGAGGCCCGCCGCGATCTGGCCCTGCAGGCCGGGCGCGACGTGACCCTGGCCGCCGCGGCGAACGAGGAGCACAGCTACGCCAAGGGCAAGAAAGGCAAGACCAAGTACGAGCGCCAGGAGGACGACGTCGAGCAGCAGTCGGCCGAAGTGAAGGCCGGCGGCGACCTGACCATCGACGCCGGGCGCGACCTGCGCATGGTGGCGAGCAAGGCCAGCGCCGGCGACGAAGCCTACCTGGTGGCCGGCGACAAGCTCGAGCTGCTGGCCGCCAACGACAGCCAGTACTCGCTGTATGACATGAACAAGAAGGGTGGCTGGGGGAGCAAGAAGACCCAGCGTGATGAAGTGACCGACGTGAAGGCGGTGGGGAGCGAGATCACCAGTGGTGGCAACCTGACCCTCGAGAGCGGCGGTGACCAGTTGTACCAGGGCGCGAAACTCGCCTCCGGTGCGGACCTGACCATTGATAGCGGCGGTTCGGTGACCTTCGAAGCGGTCAAGGACATGCATCAGGAGAGTCACGAGAAGAGCAAGTCAAATGCTGGCTGGTTCAGCATGAAGGGTGAAGGGCGCACAGATGAAACCGTGCGCCAGAGTGAGCTGGTGGCCAAAGGTGATCTGGTCATCAACGCCGTAGGCAAGATTCATGTGGATGTACGCCAGGTCAACCAGCAGACGGTGAGTGAGTCCATCGATGCCATGGTCAAGGCCGATCCGAAGCTGGCGTGGCTCAAGCAGGTCGAAGCACAAGGTGGCGTGGACTGGCGTCAGGTTAAAGAGATCCACGACTCGTTCAAGTACAGCAATTCTGGATTGGGGCCTGCTGCCCAACTGGCGATCGCAATCGTGATGGCAGCAGTTGTAGGGCCGGCCGCAGCGGCTTGGGCGAATGGTGGGATCACAGGCGCTGTAGTGGGGGCGGTCGCGACAGGGGCATCTACCAATGCCTCGGTGAGCGTCATCAACAACCGGGGCAACCTTGGGGCGGTAGTCAAGGATGTGACGTCGTCCGATGCGATGAAAGGTTATGTCATCTCTGGCGTGACAGCCGGACTGACAGCAGCCTATTTCGACGGTTGGACTGGAACGAAAACCGACATCGCCACAGGCAAAGTCATTGGTCCAAAACTCTACACCCTGAAAGGCGTAGGCCAGTTCGCGGCCAACCAAACGCTGCAGAACGGCACATCCATGTTGCTGAGCAAGGCGCTCGGACAGGGTGGAAATGCCAGTGAAGCGCTCAAGGGGGCGCTGTTCAATACGCTGGCCGCTGCCAGTTTCAACGCAGTTGGTGATTACACTCATAAATGGGGTATCGAGAACGGCAGCCTGCCCAAGATTGCCATTCACGCAATGGTCGGTGGTTTGCTGTCGAAAGCGACGGGTGGGGACTTCAAGACTGGCGCCTTGGCGGCCGGCGCAAACGAGGCGCTGGTGGTAGAGCTCAACAAGCTGGCGGGTGGCAACGAGAGCTTGCTGACCATGAGCTCGCAGATCGTTGGCGTGTTGGCAGCGGCGAGCCAGGAAGATGCCAATGCCGCCTCGCTGAACAAAGCGGCATGGGTTGCGAAGAATGGCACTCAGTACAACTTCCTGGGCGACCATTCGGCGAAACAGCGGGACGAGGCGCGAGATAGTTTCCGCAAGGACGGTGGGCTGAAAGCAGCGCGAGAGTTGGTCAAGCTGGAAGGCGCGGATCAGCGAAGCGACAAACTGTTGGAAGCCTACAAGCGTGACCCATCGTCGCTTACGCAGGATGACATGGCTGAGCTCACTGCCTATTTGCAGGTCTATGCCTTCGAAAGAATGGATGCCAAAGGCCCTGCGGCAGCTCAGGCAAGCCTCTCCAGTCTGCTCGGCGGTGAGCAGATCTACGGATATGGCTACCCATACGCAGGCACCAGTCAGGACAAGATCGCTTGGTCTGATGCGCAGCGCAGCCAATTGGGATTGGTTGAGAAGCTGGCTTGGACTCACGATCGTAGTGCCGATGAGCAGACTTATCTGGATGCTAGGGGAGCCTTGCGTAACGCAGCGGAACAGCAAGGGTTAGCCAACCTGGGCGACCCTGCCATCTACTTCCTGACGGGATCCATCGGCAGCACGATCAGGGCTGTTGCTGCGACCAACGGGGCTTTGCAGTTTACTCAGGGGGCTAAGCAGGCAGTTGAGGGGGATGGGTGGAATGCCGCTGGTAACATGGTGGCTGGCTTGCTGGGTATGGCTACTCTGGGGGCTGGTGTCAGGGGAGGGGCTGGGTCTGTCGTAACAAGTGACCTTGGTTCAATCAGGCCAGTGGTTGGCAAGGAAACCCTGGTTGATGCGGGGGGCGCGTCAGCTGGAAAGGGCGCCAGTGGCGGTGCTGGCAAGCGGCCCGGGGTGGACGGGGAATTTGGCCACCTTGATTCGTTGAATAGTGCCGAATTTGACCGCCTGCTTTTCCAGAGGGTTGGTTCAGAAGCTGAGGTGCTGATTAAAGCAGGGGATACTGCCGGTGTCGCGTTGTCGAGGGCAGGTGTACCTGGGCGGGATTATGTGAGCGAGGCGTTCACCAATATAAGTGCGAAGGTGCCGAAATTTCCGGGGATAGAACGGTTTGGCGAGGCCAAGGAGTATTTCACAGTGGTCGATCAGGGGGCGTTCATGCGGAAGGTGGGCCAGTTGTATGCTGACACAGGAACGCCGCTGACACCTCAGGTTAAAGGAATGATTGAAAACCTTGTCAGCAATGGAAAGAGATTTGATGTCCAGAACGGTATTCCTGGGCTGCATGCCGAGGTCAGAGCGGTGAATAGCGCGCTTACTCGGTACCCCAAGGTATCAATTGATGATGTGAAAGTGGCCACCTACAAGCTGGCACCGAAGCAGGGTCAAGGGGATAAATTCGAGGCGTGCTCGAACTGTAGCGGTGTACTGAAGGATGCCGATGTGATTAGCGGAAGGAAGCACTGA